One stretch of Lacrimispora sphenoides DNA includes these proteins:
- the srtB gene encoding class B sortase: MNETALKKAGRIVVRIVNSIVDFMVLTVILLLVAVAVYSIWDSDKVYRAAAASQYSVYKPDTAEGGQSFEQLKELNPEVFGWLTVYGTNIDYPVTQGKDNWKYVNTNALGEYSLSGAIFLDYTNRKDFQDFNSILYGHHMEKQTMFGELGSFSDKSFFEGHEYGNLYYDGKDHGLEFFAFIKTDAYDGSIFTPNVQGKEAQQAYLKSLLDKAVYTREIGVTEEDRILLLTTCSTDATNGRDILAARITKECYSNPFDEEKSSNANTVSVDRQAGQWESLPRWLQIVLPVILLILFMIAVYYKGRGKRRNHEKE; encoded by the coding sequence ATGAACGAAACAGCATTAAAAAAAGCAGGCAGAATTGTAGTAAGAATCGTAAACAGTATCGTGGACTTTATGGTACTGACTGTTATTCTCCTGCTGGTAGCTGTAGCTGTCTATTCCATATGGGACTCTGACAAGGTATATCGGGCAGCGGCCGCTTCCCAATACTCAGTCTATAAACCGGATACAGCAGAAGGCGGTCAGTCATTTGAACAGCTTAAGGAGCTTAATCCGGAGGTGTTTGGCTGGCTCACGGTTTATGGCACGAATATCGACTATCCGGTAACACAGGGAAAGGACAACTGGAAATATGTAAATACCAATGCATTAGGAGAGTATTCCCTTTCAGGAGCTATTTTTTTAGATTATACCAACCGCAAGGACTTTCAGGATTTTAATAGTATTTTGTATGGTCATCACATGGAAAAACAAACTATGTTTGGAGAACTTGGCTCATTCAGTGACAAAAGTTTTTTTGAAGGTCATGAATATGGAAATCTGTATTATGACGGGAAAGACCACGGACTGGAATTCTTTGCTTTTATTAAAACGGATGCTTATGACGGAAGTATATTTACACCCAACGTCCAGGGCAAAGAGGCGCAGCAGGCGTATTTAAAATCCCTGTTGGATAAGGCGGTATATACCCGCGAAATTGGGGTAACGGAAGAGGATCGTATTCTGCTTCTGACTACATGTTCTACGGATGCGACCAATGGGAGAGATATCCTGGCGGCAAGGATTACAAAAGAATGTTATAGCAATCCATTTGATGAGGAAAAATCAAGCAATGCAAACACAGTATCAGTGGACCGTCAAGCCGGCCAATGGGAAAGCCTTCCCCGGTGGCTGCAAATCGTGCTTCCGGTTATTCTGCTGATCCTGTTTATGATTGCAGTTTATTATAAAGGAAGAGGAAAAAGAAGGAATCACGAAAAGGAGTAA
- a CDS encoding DUF7601 domain-containing protein — MKKRLKELRRRLPAIVLAVVMCMGTAASAFAAGDPILGTEAAPARAAITKKLTMPIGTPTPGATFTFHVQPISVDERITTSDLATMPALGDVTIAFNASDTGANDPNTKTIVKQTGNLFSGINFPHAGVYVYKVTEDQTVSGYVPSANEAYMFSPAEYTLTVYVKNGINGLYVAAVASRIAVLDSSNGNSVVGDKVDPTPDGDPGIEGDYSKMIFTNIYSKTAGGVDSTDPTDKALTISKDVTGDYADKTKYFTFDVVAKKPDVIPGAVTYMAYVLDESGNIVTSPENYATLQTDGNNKYYISFPAGTSMTVNLKHGQRLAFTDLHIGASYDVTEAAVLNYIASLEYVVNGGTPESANNTVANVQLGINNKFIGVNQNSAAFTNAYQTITPTGVVINNLPFVMILILAAGSFMAFIVVKSRKKHSRI; from the coding sequence ATGAAAAAAAGATTAAAAGAATTACGAAGGAGACTGCCGGCTATAGTGCTTGCTGTAGTTATGTGCATGGGAACTGCTGCATCTGCATTTGCAGCCGGTGATCCGATCCTTGGTACAGAAGCTGCGCCTGCACGGGCTGCAATTACGAAAAAACTAACCATGCCCATAGGTACTCCAACACCTGGTGCAACGTTTACTTTCCATGTTCAGCCGATAAGCGTCGATGAAAGAATTACTACGTCGGATTTAGCCACAATGCCGGCCCTTGGCGATGTGACCATTGCATTCAATGCCAGCGATACCGGTGCCAATGATCCCAACACAAAGACCATAGTAAAGCAAACAGGCAATCTGTTTTCCGGCATTAACTTCCCGCATGCGGGTGTATATGTATACAAGGTTACAGAGGATCAAACGGTGTCAGGCTATGTACCCTCCGCTAACGAAGCTTATATGTTTTCTCCTGCAGAGTATACGTTAACAGTCTATGTAAAAAATGGCATAAACGGTCTGTACGTGGCTGCTGTTGCTTCACGCATTGCAGTGCTTGACAGCAGTAACGGCAACTCTGTAGTGGGTGATAAGGTGGACCCGACTCCGGATGGTGATCCTGGCATTGAAGGCGACTACAGCAAAATGATCTTTACCAACATCTATTCCAAAACTGCTGGCGGCGTTGACTCAACAGATCCAACTGACAAGGCCCTCACGATAAGCAAGGATGTTACCGGGGATTATGCCGATAAGACCAAATATTTTACTTTTGATGTGGTTGCGAAGAAGCCGGACGTAATACCAGGCGCTGTTACATATATGGCATATGTTTTGGATGAATCCGGTAACATTGTTACTTCACCAGAAAACTATGCGACACTGCAAACAGATGGTAATAACAAATATTATATTAGTTTTCCTGCAGGAACCTCTATGACTGTTAATCTCAAACACGGACAGAGGCTGGCATTCACGGATCTTCATATTGGTGCAAGCTATGATGTGACAGAAGCGGCAGTGCTAAATTATATAGCATCATTGGAGTACGTGGTAAATGGGGGAACTCCGGAGTCAGCAAACAATACTGTAGCTAATGTACAGCTAGGTATTAACAACAAATTTATTGGAGTAAACCAAAACAGTGCGGCATTTACCAATGCTTACCAGACCATTACCCCTACAGGCGTAGTCATTAACAACCTTCCCTTTGTTATGATCTTGATTCTGGCAGCAGGGTCATTCATGGCATTTATAGTAGTAAAATCCCGTAAAAAACACAGCCGTATTTAA
- the lepB gene encoding signal peptidase I: MAEIQIQEENKAAGKNHKSPEEFSLGVDILFLLEKIAGIILAFLLVFTFLFGLCRNLDASMGPSVKDGDLVMFYRLDKNYIARDTLVLEFKGQKQVRRVVATAGDTVDITEEGLLVNGALQQEPEIYSPTQRYESGAEFPLTVKEGEVFVLGDSRLNATDSRIYGAVKVKDTLGKVMTVLRRRNI, encoded by the coding sequence ATGGCTGAAATACAAATACAAGAAGAAAATAAAGCAGCAGGTAAAAATCACAAATCTCCGGAAGAATTCTCCCTTGGAGTGGATATTCTATTTCTTCTGGAAAAAATTGCAGGGATTATTCTTGCTTTCCTTTTGGTATTCACGTTTCTGTTTGGGCTTTGCCGTAATCTGGATGCCTCCATGGGCCCGTCCGTTAAAGACGGAGACTTGGTGATGTTCTACCGTCTGGACAAAAACTATATAGCCCGTGATACTCTTGTGCTGGAATTTAAAGGACAGAAGCAGGTACGCCGGGTGGTTGCCACAGCAGGTGATACCGTGGATATTACGGAGGAAGGGCTGCTGGTCAACGGTGCACTTCAGCAGGAACCGGAGATCTATTCACCTACCCAGAGATATGAAAGTGGTGCAGAATTTCCCCTTACAGTGAAAGAAGGGGAAGTGTTCGTTCTTGGAGACAGTCGGTTAAACGCCACGGACAGCCGCATTTACGGAGCGGTGAAGGTGAAAGACACACTGGGGAAAGTGATGACGGTTCTCAGACGGAGAAATATATAA
- a CDS encoding right-handed parallel beta-helix repeat-containing protein has product MRKRSSRRIALSLLLIGLLLAGLLPVAGIAQNDSEKEVIVSFDMPVTELIVPLGTKIADIPLPETLVATLEGDAVADIPVIWEADGYHQEAAGTYLFTADIGTWVYPQARPVAVVTVVHPGRHISGKLWLDKNGDGIRDVGETDIAGYPVTLYAEDDLNTEVQTTLTKTDGAYRFEGMEPGSYVVNVSAETIGGTEYLLPLTIENDNKFAMDEEAAASWTDPLEIAEDTAVTGIDAGMRLPEGIKPFLEVTVYDFSSIQMLINYNQVQSGDTIVIADGANIVFTSSLTINKNLTFKASDLGTVTFTSKSQRHFIIPSGSNAELTFENVILDGGGTGGGIEVKTGAAFTLRDANIQKCTAENGGAVYALDSSRVTIADSMITSNTATKGKGGGVCGKSSQITISGSTISGNKAEGTTIAYGGGLYAENNSVVKIQNDSAVFENTSRNYGGGLSIYNGGSLTVEGSNINNNKANGDPNGGGGGIFVDDSVAVVRDGSMISENASAYCGGGVYVYAGVSGSSSLTVQGSTISENNGGSLGGGIMAYREGAQIVVDNSTISGNRAAYNGGGLCTPEGSTVTIKGSSVVSDNRADRGGGMYANIKSVIKVNSNSNIMNNAASSYGGGIYAGGASKVTVDGSTISGNSSVITGGGIYFSGSSVTVNSSMISDNKAAEYGGGIYSIGGTLTVSGDSKIRVNKANNSGGGVHVTSNTVFIMEGGDFTGNIASGGNGGGIFADSSTVTIKNGKISDNTAVNNGGGIYTNDLTKLSVLNTVKFSGNTAWADAEPLPDMVTRHPQISAAGSSVYDHPLNNFDINVLIVKVYYIDRGGSPIDGLNPVAYAAVSGESFALPDERIPSVSGYVFMDWKEHLNGEWKGNTSVQLANVVGDTDIYLAYEMRNITVSQKVIGDYADKTRDFLFTIYFLDGGGVPLAEGTQLQYTGGILSGSEAEAPAAGTLTLNEAGKATFMLKHGQQITIMAVPQGSLRVTEAGDSNYRVSFVDSLGQVTDSSDTGQVSLVEINSRFDFINTRNEEVPAGVLTGSIQGPILLGLSMLLLMGIAGAGMIHSRRKRGL; this is encoded by the coding sequence GGACGTATTTGTTTACCGCCGATATCGGGACCTGGGTTTATCCACAAGCCCGTCCTGTTGCTGTTGTAACAGTAGTTCATCCAGGCAGGCATATCAGCGGAAAGCTGTGGTTGGATAAAAACGGCGACGGTATAAGGGATGTGGGTGAAACCGACATTGCCGGATACCCCGTCACGCTCTATGCGGAGGACGACTTGAATACCGAGGTTCAGACCACCTTAACCAAAACGGATGGTGCATACCGGTTTGAGGGCATGGAACCCGGCAGCTATGTGGTAAATGTTTCCGCCGAAACCATTGGCGGAACGGAATATCTGCTGCCACTGACTATTGAAAATGACAACAAATTTGCGATGGATGAGGAAGCCGCGGCCTCATGGACCGACCCGCTGGAGATTGCGGAGGACACGGCGGTTACCGGCATCGACGCAGGTATGCGTCTGCCGGAGGGCATCAAGCCGTTTTTGGAAGTAACGGTCTATGATTTTTCATCGATACAAATGCTCATTAACTATAACCAAGTACAGTCAGGGGACACCATAGTTATTGCTGATGGTGCGAACATTGTATTTACCAGTTCACTAACGATTAATAAAAATCTAACATTTAAGGCCTCGGATTTAGGAACCGTCACCTTTACATCCAAGAGTCAGCGCCATTTCATTATTCCCTCGGGCAGCAATGCCGAGCTTACGTTTGAAAACGTCATACTGGACGGCGGCGGTACAGGCGGCGGGATTGAGGTCAAAACGGGAGCAGCCTTTACGCTAAGAGACGCAAATATACAAAAGTGCACGGCGGAAAATGGCGGCGCTGTTTATGCCCTGGACAGCAGTCGCGTCACGATTGCTGACAGTATGATCACCAGCAATACTGCGACAAAGGGCAAGGGCGGCGGTGTCTGTGGAAAAAGCTCCCAAATTACGATTAGCGGCAGCACAATATCCGGGAATAAGGCCGAGGGTACCACCATCGCTTACGGAGGCGGATTATATGCCGAGAATAATAGCGTAGTCAAGATACAGAATGACAGCGCTGTTTTTGAGAATACGTCCAGAAATTACGGTGGCGGCCTCAGTATCTATAATGGTGGTTCGCTCACTGTAGAGGGCAGTAATATCAATAATAATAAGGCGAATGGCGACCCCAACGGAGGCGGAGGCGGTATATTTGTCGATGATAGCGTGGCCGTGGTACGAGATGGCAGTATGATTTCAGAAAATGCTTCGGCCTACTGCGGCGGTGGCGTGTATGTCTATGCAGGTGTCTCTGGCAGTTCGTCCCTAACTGTTCAGGGCAGCACAATCTCTGAGAATAACGGGGGAAGTCTGGGTGGTGGGATTATGGCTTATAGGGAGGGGGCACAAATTGTCGTTGACAACAGCACTATATCCGGCAATAGGGCGGCCTACAACGGTGGCGGTCTTTGTACCCCGGAAGGAAGCACGGTCACCATCAAGGGCAGCAGCGTTGTTTCGGACAATCGCGCAGACAGAGGGGGCGGTATGTACGCCAATATCAAAAGTGTAATCAAGGTGAACAGCAACAGTAATATAATGAACAATGCTGCAAGCTCTTATGGTGGCGGTATTTATGCTGGAGGTGCCAGCAAGGTTACCGTGGATGGCAGCACCATCTCCGGTAATTCCTCGGTCATCACAGGCGGTGGTATTTACTTTTCAGGCAGCAGCGTCACCGTTAATAGCAGTATGATCTCTGACAATAAGGCGGCGGAGTATGGCGGTGGTATTTATAGCATTGGCGGCACGCTTACCGTCAGTGGTGACAGTAAAATCAGAGTTAACAAGGCTAACAACAGCGGCGGAGGTGTGCATGTAACCTCCAACACCGTCTTCATCATGGAGGGGGGCGACTTCACCGGCAATATAGCCTCTGGCGGCAATGGCGGCGGTATTTTTGCTGATAGCAGCACAGTCACCATTAAAAACGGAAAAATATCTGACAATACAGCAGTAAATAATGGCGGCGGTATCTACACCAACGACCTTACTAAACTGTCTGTCTTGAATACGGTTAAATTCAGTGGAAATACAGCGTGGGCAGATGCCGAACCACTCCCGGATATGGTGACCAGACACCCCCAAATATCGGCTGCCGGAAGCAGCGTCTATGACCACCCGCTCAACAACTTCGATATCAACGTGCTAATCGTGAAGGTTTATTATATAGACCGGGGCGGGAGCCCCATAGACGGATTAAATCCGGTTGCATACGCCGCAGTTTCGGGCGAGTCATTTGCACTCCCGGATGAAAGGATTCCGTCCGTCTCAGGCTATGTGTTCATGGATTGGAAGGAGCACTTAAATGGAGAGTGGAAAGGAAATACCTCGGTCCAGCTGGCTAACGTGGTGGGCGATACGGATATTTATCTGGCATACGAAATGAGAAATATCACGGTATCCCAGAAGGTCATCGGTGATTATGCCGACAAGACAAGGGACTTTCTGTTTACAATATACTTTTTAGACGGCGGAGGGGTTCCACTTGCCGAAGGGACCCAATTGCAATATACAGGTGGAATCTTGTCCGGATCAGAAGCAGAGGCACCGGCCGCTGGAACGTTAACGCTTAATGAGGCTGGAAAAGCCACTTTCATGCTGAAACACGGCCAGCAGATCACCATTATGGCGGTACCACAGGGCAGTCTCCGTGTGACAGAAGCTGGCGATTCCAATTATAGGGTGTCTTTTGTGGACAGCTTAGGTCAGGTAACAGACAGTTCGGATACCGGTCAGGTCAGCTTGGTTGAAATAAATAGCCGGTTTGATTTCATCAATACAAGAAATGAGGAGGTACCAGCCGGTGTCCTGACAGGAAGCATTCAGGGTCCTATCCTTTTGGGGCTGTCCATGCTTCTGCTGATGGGGATTGCCGGTGCCGGTATGATTCATTCCCGCAGAAAGCGGGGTTTGTGA